Proteins encoded within one genomic window of Halocatena marina:
- a CDS encoding helix-turn-helix domain-containing protein, with protein sequence MITIIDITVPAEHFPLTSVLKTYPTVEIELERLIPLRDAIIPYFWVTGGENAAIKATLQSDPLIEEISILTETGQRTLYEIHWTNEINGLIQPLIETKAAFLQAASSDGSWEVRLQFPSHDHLIDFQRQVHRNGVEFTLNRLYNPSVPTEHGPLSSEQQDALLTAYERGYYSIPREISQQELGALIGISGSSLSQRLRRGTARLIEEALFPSSPKK encoded by the coding sequence ATGATCACAATCATCGATATTACCGTGCCTGCCGAGCACTTTCCGCTGACGTCTGTACTCAAGACGTATCCGACAGTAGAGATTGAGCTTGAACGGCTGATTCCACTCAGAGATGCAATCATTCCCTATTTCTGGGTGACCGGTGGTGAGAACGCTGCTATCAAGGCGACACTCCAATCGGATCCACTTATCGAAGAGATCAGCATCCTCACCGAGACTGGCCAACGCACTCTGTATGAGATCCACTGGACAAATGAGATCAATGGTCTGATCCAGCCACTCATCGAAACAAAGGCTGCGTTTCTCCAAGCCGCCAGCTCTGATGGATCGTGGGAGGTACGACTGCAGTTCCCCTCTCACGATCACTTGATCGATTTTCAGAGACAGGTCCATCGAAACGGTGTCGAGTTCACGTTGAATCGTCTTTACAATCCCTCAGTTCCGACTGAACACGGCCCACTCTCCTCTGAGCAACAGGACGCACTGCTCACAGCGTACGAGCGGGGGTACTACAGCATTCCACGAGAAATATCCCAACAGGAGCTTGGGGCCCTCATCGGGATCAGCGGTAGTTCACTCTCACAGCGACTGCGACGGGGGACAGCTCGACTGATCGAAGAGGCACTGTTTCCAAGCTCTCCGAAAAAATAA
- a CDS encoding DUF6360 family protein, protein MADRIMTVNAYTTLDLLDGRAQAHEFEEQALATLNVSAPRQSPEHVTLQLELDNTDLDHLPPHADSVTMTAEQARTLAGELIEYAERVETTEE, encoded by the coding sequence ATGGCAGATCGCATCATGACGGTCAACGCATACACGACACTCGACTTGCTAGACGGCCGTGCGCAAGCCCACGAGTTCGAGGAACAAGCACTTGCGACACTCAACGTGAGCGCACCTCGACAGAGCCCAGAACACGTCACGCTCCAGCTCGAGCTCGACAACACAGATCTCGATCATCTCCCCCCACACGCTGACTCGGTGACGATGACGGCCGAACAAGCCCGGACGCTCGCTGGAGAACTCATCGAATATGCTGAACGAGTTGAAACAACAGAAGAGTAG
- a CDS encoding nitrite/sulfite reductase → MPSKVEGWKDEVYGGEIREHLERFAEEGWESIPEDEHDAWFERFKWWGLYHQRNGQEGNFMMRIGVPGGRLSPEQLRVIGEVADEYARGPASNPEFGDVWCDFTTRQSVQLHWIQIEDVPDIFEKLEDHGLSTIQACGDSWRNIVGSPIAGRDADEHIDVWPLIEGLNDEFKSNEAYSNLPRKWKVSVTGDTRGAGQGDINDLAFEPAVKEIDGWEVNGFNVLVGGGLARKEARIARDIDVFCTPETLFDVSAGISALFRDHGDRDNRFNARIKFLMDEWGPEKFRRVLQEEYIDEELPTAGEDLRDQYDYNAGRSDASGDYIGVQEQNDGKYFVGLSVLVGRMDASEVIELADVAEQYGSELIGLTQRQNVIVADIDEDDLEDFLDEPLLEEYSPDPHTFMQGSIACTGTEFCSLSIVETKNRMVRYGRWLRDNVTVPDGVENFHIHLSGCTASCAQPQIADISLRGMKTRKDGEPVEAFDIGLGGGLGENPQFAEWAEMRVAADEVPGYIKNLLATYEEQRENESFREFIAARDEEELQELAEPEETSYEDPFMHNTKMTWYPYAEDDAMEHAPAPADD, encoded by the coding sequence ATGCCGAGTAAAGTCGAGGGATGGAAAGATGAGGTCTACGGCGGCGAGATACGCGAACATCTCGAACGATTCGCCGAGGAGGGATGGGAATCAATTCCCGAGGACGAACACGACGCGTGGTTCGAGCGGTTCAAATGGTGGGGGCTGTACCACCAGCGAAACGGTCAAGAAGGCAACTTCATGATGCGTATCGGCGTGCCTGGTGGTCGTCTGTCACCCGAGCAACTGCGCGTTATCGGAGAGGTCGCAGACGAATACGCACGTGGTCCAGCCAGCAACCCCGAATTCGGAGATGTGTGGTGTGATTTCACTACCCGTCAGTCGGTTCAGCTCCATTGGATACAGATCGAGGACGTGCCGGATATCTTCGAAAAGCTCGAAGATCACGGACTATCGACCATTCAAGCGTGTGGTGACTCGTGGCGAAACATTGTCGGCAGTCCCATCGCTGGTCGTGATGCCGACGAGCACATTGACGTTTGGCCGCTCATCGAAGGGCTCAACGACGAGTTCAAAAGCAACGAAGCCTACTCGAATCTGCCACGAAAGTGGAAGGTATCGGTGACTGGTGACACCCGTGGTGCTGGACAGGGTGATATCAACGACCTTGCGTTTGAGCCAGCGGTGAAAGAGATCGACGGCTGGGAGGTCAACGGCTTCAATGTTCTCGTCGGCGGTGGATTGGCCCGGAAAGAGGCTCGCATTGCCCGCGATATCGACGTGTTCTGTACACCAGAAACCCTCTTTGATGTCTCAGCAGGTATTTCGGCGCTGTTCCGCGATCACGGCGACCGCGATAACCGGTTCAACGCCCGAATCAAGTTCCTCATGGACGAATGGGGACCGGAGAAGTTCCGTCGTGTCTTACAAGAAGAGTACATCGACGAGGAACTCCCGACAGCAGGCGAAGACCTCCGTGATCAGTACGACTACAACGCGGGTCGCTCGGACGCCTCCGGTGACTACATCGGTGTCCAAGAGCAAAACGATGGGAAATACTTCGTAGGACTGAGCGTCCTTGTCGGTCGAATGGATGCATCAGAAGTCATCGAACTCGCAGACGTCGCAGAGCAGTACGGGTCTGAGCTGATCGGACTCACCCAACGCCAGAACGTCATCGTCGCCGACATCGACGAAGATGATCTCGAAGATTTCCTCGACGAGCCACTACTCGAAGAGTACAGCCCTGATCCACACACGTTCATGCAGGGTTCGATCGCCTGTACGGGAACGGAGTTCTGTTCGCTCTCGATCGTTGAAACGAAAAATCGCATGGTGCGATACGGTCGCTGGCTTCGAGACAACGTTACCGTTCCTGACGGCGTCGAAAACTTCCACATCCACCTTTCAGGGTGCACAGCCTCGTGCGCACAGCCACAGATCGCCGATATCAGTCTTCGAGGGATGAAAACTCGCAAAGACGGGGAGCCGGTCGAGGCGTTCGACATCGGTCTCGGTGGCGGACTCGGAGAGAATCCCCAGTTCGCAGAGTGGGCAGAGATGCGGGTCGCTGCCGATGAAGTGCCGGGGTACATCAAAAACCTGTTAGCAACGTACGAGGAGCAACGAGAGAACGAAAGCTTCCGAGAGTTCATCGCAGCACGCGATGAAGAAGAGCTACAGGAACTCGCAGAGCCAGAAGAGACGAGCTACGAGGATCCGTTCATGCACAACACGAAGATGACGTGGTACCCATACGCCGAAGACGACGCGATGGAACACGCGCCCGCTCCGGCTGACGACTGA